Proteins encoded in a region of the Anopheles aquasalis chromosome 2, idAnoAquaMG_Q_19, whole genome shotgun sequence genome:
- the LOC126570004 gene encoding uncharacterized protein LOC126570004, with product MGGCRCTFRDCDNATASRPELHFFRYPVNDPGRLSVWLMNAKRPEFASLPRDKLTNKVVCQEHFERNMFMNYLRERLTKTAIPRLMPLPGRNERLNVETNKIIGPDVEEEQIRKPPILTTYVNKQREQRSSLEVMVSTEKEQLDAAQTPPLKKVKILNPEVLELKRCKLPGTIVRNRDGPPPLREAVVLNKLASKRTLDNVASEQHMINVPNSANVTCSIVKEEIMFRDEHGFSPVATVQVDDGEDDDTGQMVGTSEEAATLASTPPPAPVPADPALANALEQNTQELANLRQIIEMLANRPVPEPTTIITPQTPAPPMKMEKGPQLTKAQLFNGIKRYLNPTMVTLLRMELFAGSADRQWKSDEKTLAVDLLNIGANVYNHFAQEFRFRLPPVSEVEQWKETGEIDADDAC from the exons ATGGGAGGGTGCCGATGTACGTTTCGCGATTGCGATAATGCAACCGCCTCCAGGCCGGAGCTTCATTTCTTCCGGTATCCAGTGAATGATCCCGGACGGTTGAGCGTGTGGTTGATGAACGCGAAGCGGCCAGAATTTGCCAGCCTACCACGGGACAAGCTAACGAATAAGGTCGTGTGCCAGGAGCATTTCGAGCGAAACATGTTCATGAACTACTTGCGGGAGCGACTGACGAAAACGGCCATACCGCGGTTGATGCCACTGCCGGGAAGAAACGAACGGTTGAATGTCGAAACGAACAAAATCATCGGTCCCGACGTGGAAGAGGAACAAATTCGCAAACCACCAATCCTCACCACGTACGTCAACAAGCAACGAGAGCAGCGATCCTCG CTCGAAGTAATGGTTAGTACGGAGAAGGAACAGCTGGACGCTGcgcaaacaccaccactaaAGAAGGTGAAAATCCTCAATCCCGAAGTGTTGGAGCTGAAACGTTGCAAACTGCCTGGCACAATCGTGCGCAATCGAGATGGACCACCACCTCTTCGTGAAGCCGTCGTCCTGAATAAGTTGGCCTCCAAGCGAACGCTGGACAACGTtgccagcgagcagcacaTGATCAACGTACCGAACTCGGCAAATGTTACATGCAGTATTGTAAAAGAAGAAATTATGTTCCGAGACGAACACGGCTTCAGCCCTGTGGCGACAGTGCAGGTGGACGAtggcgaagacgacgatacTGGCCAAATGGTTGGTACATCGGAAGAAGCTGCAACGCTAGCGAGTACCCCGCCGCCAGCGCCCGTGCCTGCGGATCCCGCGCTTGCGAATGCGCTCGAGCAGAACACACAAGAGTTGGCCAACCTAAGGCAGATTATCGAGATGCTTGCCAATCGACCGGTGCCGGAACCCACTACCATTATCACCCCACAAACTCCTGCACcgccgatgaaaatggaaaaagggccACAGCTCACGAAAGCGCAGCTGTTCAATGGCATCAAACGGTACCTGAACCCTACGATGGTGACGCTACTGCGGATGGAACTGTTTGCTGGATCGGCCGATCGACAGTGGAAATCGGATGAGAAGACGTTAGCCGTCGATCTGCTGAATATCGGAGCGAACGTGTACAATCACTTTGCCCAAGAGTTCCGCTTCCGATTGCCACCGGTTAGCGAGGTTGAGCAGTGGAAGGAAACGGGCGAGATCGATGCAGACGATGCGTGTTAG
- the LOC126572814 gene encoding glutathione S-transferase 1-1-like — protein MDFYYLPLSAPCQSVLLVAKALGVKLNLKELNLFAGEHLKPEFLKINPQHTIPTLVDNDVALWESRVIITYLCEKYGKNDGLYPRDPKKRAMVNQRLYFDVGTLYLRFSQAFYPVMMQGQQLNPELVAKLDEALEFLEVFLDKTSFVAGDKLTVADLCILASITTIDVSVGHDLSKYEQIQRWYAQMKESVAGYQEICHDGAVKFREHFNYTPQ, from the exons ATGGACTTTTACTATCTTCCTCTGTCTGCGCCCTGCCAATCGGTGCTGCTAGTCGCCAAGGCACTCGGTGTGAAGTTGAACCTGAAAGAACTGAATCTTTTCGCCGGGGAGCACCTAAAGCCGGAATTTTTAAAG ATCAATCCGCAACACACCATCCCGACGCTAGTGGACAATGATGTGGCCCTGTGGGAATCCAGGGTGATCATCACGTACCTGTGCGAAAAGTATGGCAAAAACGACGGTCTCTACCCACGGGATCCGAAGAAGAGGGCCATGGTGAACCAGCGGCTGTACTTTGACGTGGGCACACTGTACCTACGGTTTTCGCAGGCCTTCTACCCGGTTATGATGCAGGGCCAGCAGCTCAATCCGGAACTGGTGGCCAAGCTGGACGAGGCGCTCGAGTTTCTCGAGGTGTTCCTCGACAAGACGAGCTTCGTGGCGGGCGATAAGCTGACCGTGGCGGACTTGTGCATCCTGGCAAGCATCACTACGATCGACGTCTCGGTCGGACACGACCTCAGCAAGTACGAGCAGATTCAGCGCTGGTACGCCCAGATGAAGGAGTCGGTCGCTGGCTACCAAGAAATCTGCCACGACGGGGCCGTCAAGTTCCGCGAGCACTTCAACTACACTCCCCAGTGA
- the LOC126572813 gene encoding glutathione S-transferase D5-like: MTLDLYYNIIAPPCRVVLLFTKWLKLDVNLIEMDILKREQYKPEFIKLNPQHCLPTLVDGEVVVWESSAIIIYLAEKYGKDDTLYPKDIAQRAKVNQRLFYDIGTLMRSVHVYFQPILIGGEGKPEDFKKVQDAVAVLERFLHESRWLAGEHLTVADFTTAVTVAALDGTLNFDLISYPNVLRWYEQCKRELTGYTEITREAAQRTEEFLGRFRAMRAAELQHQHQQHQHQQQQQQQQQQNYVSKTDINQEDGTSSRPDDH, encoded by the exons ATGACACTCGATCTGTACTACAACATCATCGCTCCGCCATGCCgagtggtgctgttgtttacGAAATGGTTGAAGCTCGATGTAAACCTCATCGAGATGGACATACTGAAGCGGGAACAGTACAAGCCCGAGTTCATCAAG CTTAATCCACAGCACTGCCTACCGACGCTGGTGGATGGTGAGGTCGTTGTTTGGGAGTCCAGTGCCATCATCATTTATCTGGCGGAGAAGTACGGCAAGGATGACACGCTCTACCCGAAGGATATCGCACAACGGGCCAAAGTGAACCAGCGGTTGTTCTACGACATTGGTACCCTGATGCGCAGTGTGCACGTTTACTTTCAACCGATTCTGATCGGTGGCGAAGGTAAACCGGAAGACTTTAAAAAGGTACAGGATGCGGTGGCCGTACTGGAGCGATTCCTGCACGAAAGTCGCTGGTTGGCCGGGGAGCATCTTACTGTGGCCGACTTTACTACGGCCGTCACGGTGGCGGCACTGGACGGTACACTCAACTTCGATCTCATCAGCTACCCTAACGTGCTCCGATGGTACGAACAGTGCAAACGGGAGCTGACCGGCTACACGGAAATCACCAGGGAAGCCGCTCAACGGACGGAGGAATTCTTGGGACGATTTCGTGCCATGCGTGCCGCGGAActacagcaccagcatcaacagcatcagcatcaacagcagcagcagcagcagcagcaacagaactaTGTTTCAAAGACTGACATCAACCAAGAGGACGGTACTAGCTCTCGTCCAGATGACCACTGA
- the LOC126573005 gene encoding uncharacterized protein LOC126573005: MDYYYSTISPPCHSAILLAKKLGLTLNLKKTNVHDPVERDALAKINPQHTIPTLVDDGHVVWESYAIVLYLVEKYGTDDTLYPKDPKVRSVVHQRLFFDIGTLYKNIIANIGVLLKKEQPTDEAKQKLKQAIDLLEQFVSERSYAAADHLTVADLCLIGTVKSLSWMQFDLEPYPAIRAWVDRVSAEIPGYEEFRKEVEAATLAYIASRQPTEGTVVACLLGCSHRQGGSPECVPVSHDTVPTMDLYYHIRSPPCQSVAFLVKHLGLEVNYKTISVYDADDLETLKKVNPQHTIPTLVDNGHVVWESYAILIYLVEKYGLDDSLYPSDPKERSVVHQRLFFDIGTLHKSMMAYFQLHIRKLPMPDEVMDKLKRALELLETFLQDRAYSTGEKLTIADFPLFVCASSLQWAKYDLSPYPNILRWAATMETHIPDLETMRKEADEGITVLLASKGFQNAK, from the exons atggattaTTACTACAGCACCATTTCCCCACCCTGCCATAGTGCGATTCTTCTGGCTAAGAAGTTGGGCCTTACGTTAAACCTCAAAAAGACCAACGTGCACGATCCGGTTGAACGCGATGCATTGGCAAAG ATCAATCCTCAGCACACGATTCCAACTCTCGTAGACGATGGCCATGTAGTGTGGGAGTCGTACGCGATTGTGCTGTATCTGGTGGAGAAGTACGGTACCGATGATACACTCTACCCAAAGGACCCGAAGGTGCGCTCGGTCGTGCATCAGCGGCTGTTCTTCGACATCGGCACACTGTACAAGAACATCATCGCCAACATTGGAGTGCTGCTAAAGAAGGAACAACCGACCGATGAGGCGAAGCAAAAgctgaagcaagcaatcgatcTCCTGGAGCAGTTCGTTAGTGAGCGATCGTACGCGGCGGCCGACCATCTGACCGTGGCCGATCTGTGTCTAATCGGCACGGTAAAATCACTGAGCTGGATGCAGTTCGATCTTGAACCGTATCCAGCTATCCGAGCGTGGGTAGACCGGGTGTCCGCTGAAATTCCGGGCTACGAGGAGTTCCGGAAGGAGGTGGAGGCAGCTACCTTGGCGTACATCGCCAGTCGTCAG CCCACCGAAGGGACCGTAGTTGCGTGCTTGCTTGGTTGCAGTCATCGCCAGGGCGGATCGCCGGAATGTGTGCCAGTATCGCATGACACAGTGCCCACAATGGATCTTTACTATCACATCCGTTCGCCACCGTGCCAATCAGTGGCGTTTCTTGTGAAGCACTTGGGCCTAGAGGTGAACTACAAAACGATCAGCGTGTACGATGCGGACGATTTGGAAACGTTGAAGAAG GTCAATCCGCAGCACACGATCCCGACACTGGTGGATAATGGGCACGTGGTTTGGGAATCGTACGCCATTCTGATCTACCTGGTCGAAAAGTACGGACTGGATGACAGTCTGTACCCGAGCGATCCCAAGGAACGGTCGGTCGTGCATCAGCGGCTGTTCTTCGACATCGGTACACTGCACAAAAGTATGATGGCTTACTTTCAACTTCACATCCGCAAACTTCCCATGCCGGACGAGGTGATGGACAAGCTGAAGCGTGCCCTCGAGTTGCTGGAAACGTTTCTGCAGGATCGTGCTTACAGCACCGGTGAGAAGTTAACGATCGCCGATTTCCCGCTCTTCGTGTGTGCCTCTTCGCTACAGTGGGCCAAGTACGATCTGTCGCCCTATCCCAATATCCTCCGGTGGGCAGccacgatggagacgcacatTCCGGACCTGGAAACGATGCGCAAGGAAGCGGACGAGGGCATTACGGTGTTGCTCGCCTCCAAAGGCTTCCAAAATGCAAAGTAA
- the LOC126580727 gene encoding uncharacterized protein LOC126580727 encodes MSDPVARPMKFPYTFSAKLAQFPVQHYFKNQWIWRYYFIAFGVSIPLFYKIHKLANSPANQAKWAESKRKEHEAHH; translated from the exons ATGTCGGACCCGGTCGCCCGTCCCATGAAATTCCCGTACACCTTCTCGGCCAAGCTGGCCCAGTTTCCGGTTCAGCATTACTTCAAGAACCAGTGGATTTGGCGCTACTACTTCATCGCCTTCGGAGTGTCCATTCCGCTGTTCTACAAGATCCACAAGCTGG CTAACTCCCCGGCAAACCAGGCAAAGTGGGCCGAATCGAAGCGGAAGGAGCATGAGGCGCACCACTAA